A stretch of Mastomys coucha isolate ucsf_1 unplaced genomic scaffold, UCSF_Mcou_1 pScaffold1, whole genome shotgun sequence DNA encodes these proteins:
- the Ppox gene encoding protoporphyrinogen oxidase isoform X2 yields the protein MVRSLNLDLEELGRLEPWEPGPCCWACGEQVSELGLESEVLPVRGDHPAAQNRFLYVGGTLHPLPSGLRALLRPSPPFSKPLFWAGLRELLTPRGKEPDETVHSFAQRRLGPEVASLAMDSLCRGVFAGNSRELSIRSCFPSLFQAERTHRSILLGLLLGAGQGPQPDSSLIRQARAERWSQWSLRGGLEVLPQALHNYLTSKGVTVLSGQPVCRLSLQPEGRWKVSLGDSSLQADHIISAIPASELSKLLPAEAAPLARILSTIKAVSVAVVNLQYRGACLPVQGFGHLVPSSEDPTVLGIVYDSVAFPEQDGNSPGLRVTVMLGGYWLEKLKADGHQLSPELFQQTAQEAAARQLGLKEPPSHCLVHLHRNCIPQYTLGHWQKLDSAMQFLTAQRLPLTLAGASYEGVAVNDCIESGRQAAAAVLGTESNS from the exons ATGGTGCGATCTTTGAACTTGGACCTCGAGGAATTAGGCCGGCTGGAGCCCTGGGAGCCCGGACCCTGCTGCTG GGCTTGTGGAGAGCAGGTTTCTGAACTTGGCTTGGAATCCGAAGTCTTGCCTGTCCGAGGGGATCACCCAGCTGCCCAGAACAGGTTCCTGTACGTAGGCGGCACCCTGCACCCCCTGCCCTCTGGCCTCAG GGCGCTACTCCGTCCTTCACCCCCCTTCTCCAAACCTCTGTTTTGGGCTGGGCTGAGGGAGTTGCTGACGCCCAGGGGCAAAGAGCCTGATGAGACTGTGCACAGTTTTGCCCAGCGCCGCCTTGGACCTGAG GTGGCATCTTTAGCCATGGACAGTCTCTGCCGAGGAGTGTTTGCTGGCAATAGCCGTGAGCTTAGCATCCGTTCCTGCTTTCCCAGTCTCTTCCAAGCTGAACGAACCCACCGGTCCATCTTACTGGGGCTGCTGCTAGGGGCAG GGCAGGGTCCACAGCCGGATTCCTCATTAATTCGTCAGGCCCGGGCCGAGCGATGGAGCCAGTGGTCACTCCGTGGAGGGCTGGAGGTGTTGCCCCAGGCCCTTCACAATTACCTAACAAGTAAAGGGGTCACTGTCCTCAGTGGTCAGCCAGTCTGCAGGCTCAGCCTCCAGCCAGAAGGACGCTGGAAG GTGTCTCTAGGGGACAGCAGTCTGCAGGCCGACCACATTATAAGCGCCATTCCAGCTTCAG AGCTCAGCAAGCTGCTTCcagctgaggctgcacctttagCTCGCATCCTGAGTACCATCAAGGCTGTGTCTGTGGCTGTGGTCAATCTGCAGTACCGAGGAGCTTGTCTGCCTGTCCAG GGATTTGGACATTTGGTGCCATCATCAGAAGACCCGACTGTCCTGGGGATTGTGTATGACTCGGTTGCTTTTCCTGAGCAGGATGGGAACTCCCCAGGCCTCAGAGTGACC GTGATGCTGGGAGGTTACTGGTTAGAGAAGCTAAAAGCAGACGGCCATCAATTGTCTCCAGAGCTTTTCCAACAGACAGCCCAGGAGGCAGCTGCCAGACAGTTAGGACTGAAAGAACCACCAAGCCACTGCCTGGTCCATCTACACAGG AACTGTATTCCTCAGTACACACTAGGCCACTGGCAGAAACTAG ACTCAGCTATGCAATTCCTGACGGCCCAGAGGTTGCCCCTGACTTTGGCTGGAGCCTCCTATGAGGGGGTTGCTGTCAATGACTGTATAGAGAGCGGGCGCCAGGCAGCAGCTGCTGTCCTGGGCACAGAATCTAACAGCTGA
- the Ppox gene encoding protoporphyrinogen oxidase isoform X3 — translation MRLCTVLPSAALDLRANGNQSGWLIPWLLSPHLTLKVASLAMDSLCRGVFAGNSRELSIRSCFPSLFQAERTHRSILLGLLLGAGQGPQPDSSLIRQARAERWSQWSLRGGLEVLPQALHNYLTSKGVTVLSGQPVCRLSLQPEGRWKVSLGDSSLQADHIISAIPASELSKLLPAEAAPLARILSTIKAVSVAVVNLQYRGACLPVQGFGHLVPSSEDPTVLGIVYDSVAFPEQDGNSPGLRVTVMLGGYWLEKLKADGHQLSPELFQQTAQEAAARQLGLKEPPSHCLVHLHRNCIPQYTLGHWQKLDSAMQFLTAQRLPLTLAGASYEGVAVNDCIESGRQAAAAVLGTESNS, via the exons ATGAGACTGTGCACAGTTTTGCCCAGCGCCGCCTTGGACCTGAG GGCCAATGGAAATCAGTCAGGGTGGCTTATCCCTTGGCTCCTCAGTCCCCATCTTACCCTTAAGGTGGCATCTTTAGCCATGGACAGTCTCTGCCGAGGAGTGTTTGCTGGCAATAGCCGTGAGCTTAGCATCCGTTCCTGCTTTCCCAGTCTCTTCCAAGCTGAACGAACCCACCGGTCCATCTTACTGGGGCTGCTGCTAGGGGCAG GGCAGGGTCCACAGCCGGATTCCTCATTAATTCGTCAGGCCCGGGCCGAGCGATGGAGCCAGTGGTCACTCCGTGGAGGGCTGGAGGTGTTGCCCCAGGCCCTTCACAATTACCTAACAAGTAAAGGGGTCACTGTCCTCAGTGGTCAGCCAGTCTGCAGGCTCAGCCTCCAGCCAGAAGGACGCTGGAAG GTGTCTCTAGGGGACAGCAGTCTGCAGGCCGACCACATTATAAGCGCCATTCCAGCTTCAG AGCTCAGCAAGCTGCTTCcagctgaggctgcacctttagCTCGCATCCTGAGTACCATCAAGGCTGTGTCTGTGGCTGTGGTCAATCTGCAGTACCGAGGAGCTTGTCTGCCTGTCCAG GGATTTGGACATTTGGTGCCATCATCAGAAGACCCGACTGTCCTGGGGATTGTGTATGACTCGGTTGCTTTTCCTGAGCAGGATGGGAACTCCCCAGGCCTCAGAGTGACC GTGATGCTGGGAGGTTACTGGTTAGAGAAGCTAAAAGCAGACGGCCATCAATTGTCTCCAGAGCTTTTCCAACAGACAGCCCAGGAGGCAGCTGCCAGACAGTTAGGACTGAAAGAACCACCAAGCCACTGCCTGGTCCATCTACACAGG AACTGTATTCCTCAGTACACACTAGGCCACTGGCAGAAACTAG ACTCAGCTATGCAATTCCTGACGGCCCAGAGGTTGCCCCTGACTTTGGCTGGAGCCTCCTATGAGGGGGTTGCTGTCAATGACTGTATAGAGAGCGGGCGCCAGGCAGCAGCTGCTGTCCTGGGCACAGAATCTAACAGCTGA
- the Ppox gene encoding protoporphyrinogen oxidase isoform X1 yields MGRTVIVLGGGISGLAASYHLTRGPSPPKVILVEGSRRLGGWIRSVRGSDGAIFELGPRGIRPAGALGARTLLLVSELGLESEVLPVRGDHPAAQNRFLYVGGTLHPLPSGLRALLRPSPPFSKPLFWAGLRELLTPRGKEPDETVHSFAQRRLGPEVASLAMDSLCRGVFAGNSRELSIRSCFPSLFQAERTHRSILLGLLLGAGQGPQPDSSLIRQARAERWSQWSLRGGLEVLPQALHNYLTSKGVTVLSGQPVCRLSLQPEGRWKVSLGDSSLQADHIISAIPASELSKLLPAEAAPLARILSTIKAVSVAVVNLQYRGACLPVQGFGHLVPSSEDPTVLGIVYDSVAFPEQDGNSPGLRVTVMLGGYWLEKLKADGHQLSPELFQQTAQEAAARQLGLKEPPSHCLVHLHRNCIPQYTLGHWQKLDSAMQFLTAQRLPLTLAGASYEGVAVNDCIESGRQAAAAVLGTESNS; encoded by the exons ATGGGCCGGACTGTGATAGTGCTTGGCGGAGGTATCAGCGGATTGGCCGCAAGTTATCATCTGACCCGAGGCCCCAGTCCTCCTAAG GTGATCTTGGTGGAGGGCAGCAGACGTTTGGGTGGCTGGATCCGCTCAGTCCGAGGATCAGATGGTGCGATCTTTGAACTTGGACCTCGAGGAATTAGGCCGGCTGGAGCCCTGGGAGCCCGGACCCTGCTGCTG GTTTCTGAACTTGGCTTGGAATCCGAAGTCTTGCCTGTCCGAGGGGATCACCCAGCTGCCCAGAACAGGTTCCTGTACGTAGGCGGCACCCTGCACCCCCTGCCCTCTGGCCTCAG GGCGCTACTCCGTCCTTCACCCCCCTTCTCCAAACCTCTGTTTTGGGCTGGGCTGAGGGAGTTGCTGACGCCCAGGGGCAAAGAGCCTGATGAGACTGTGCACAGTTTTGCCCAGCGCCGCCTTGGACCTGAG GTGGCATCTTTAGCCATGGACAGTCTCTGCCGAGGAGTGTTTGCTGGCAATAGCCGTGAGCTTAGCATCCGTTCCTGCTTTCCCAGTCTCTTCCAAGCTGAACGAACCCACCGGTCCATCTTACTGGGGCTGCTGCTAGGGGCAG GGCAGGGTCCACAGCCGGATTCCTCATTAATTCGTCAGGCCCGGGCCGAGCGATGGAGCCAGTGGTCACTCCGTGGAGGGCTGGAGGTGTTGCCCCAGGCCCTTCACAATTACCTAACAAGTAAAGGGGTCACTGTCCTCAGTGGTCAGCCAGTCTGCAGGCTCAGCCTCCAGCCAGAAGGACGCTGGAAG GTGTCTCTAGGGGACAGCAGTCTGCAGGCCGACCACATTATAAGCGCCATTCCAGCTTCAG AGCTCAGCAAGCTGCTTCcagctgaggctgcacctttagCTCGCATCCTGAGTACCATCAAGGCTGTGTCTGTGGCTGTGGTCAATCTGCAGTACCGAGGAGCTTGTCTGCCTGTCCAG GGATTTGGACATTTGGTGCCATCATCAGAAGACCCGACTGTCCTGGGGATTGTGTATGACTCGGTTGCTTTTCCTGAGCAGGATGGGAACTCCCCAGGCCTCAGAGTGACC GTGATGCTGGGAGGTTACTGGTTAGAGAAGCTAAAAGCAGACGGCCATCAATTGTCTCCAGAGCTTTTCCAACAGACAGCCCAGGAGGCAGCTGCCAGACAGTTAGGACTGAAAGAACCACCAAGCCACTGCCTGGTCCATCTACACAGG AACTGTATTCCTCAGTACACACTAGGCCACTGGCAGAAACTAG ACTCAGCTATGCAATTCCTGACGGCCCAGAGGTTGCCCCTGACTTTGGCTGGAGCCTCCTATGAGGGGGTTGCTGTCAATGACTGTATAGAGAGCGGGCGCCAGGCAGCAGCTGCTGTCCTGGGCACAGAATCTAACAGCTGA
- the Usp21 gene encoding ubiquitin carboxyl-terminal hydrolase 21, translating to MPQASEHRLGRTREPPVNVQPRVGAKIPFPPRARSKERRNPVPGPNSMLRPLPPRPGPPDERLKKLELGRGRTSGSRPRGPLRADHGVPLPGSPPPAVALPLPSRTNLARSKSVSSGDLRPMGIALGGHRGAGELGAALSRLALRPEPPTLRRSTSLRRLGGFPGPPTLLSIRTEPPTSHGSFHMISARPSEPFYSDDKMAHHTLLLGSGHVGLRNLGNTCFLNAVLQCLSSTRPLRDFCLRRDFRQEVPGGGRAQELTEAFADVIGALWHPDSCEAVNPTRFRAVFQKYVPSFSGYSQQDAQEFLKLLMERLHLEINRRGRRAPPILASGPVPSPPRRGGALHEEPELSDDDRANLMWKRYLEREDSKIVDLFVGQLKSCLKCQACGYRSTTFEVFCDLSLPIPKKGFAGGKVSLRDCFSLFTKEEELESENAPVCDRCRQKTRSTKKLTVQRFPRILVLHLNRFSTSRGSIKKSSVGVDFPLQRLSLGDFASDKAGSPVYQLYALCNHSGSVHYGHYTALCRCQTGWHVYNDSRVSPVSENQVASSEGYVLFYQLMQEPLRCL from the exons ATGCCCCAGGCTTCTGAGCACCGCCTGGGCCGGACTCGAGAGCCACCTGTCAATGTACAGCCCCGAGTGGGAGCCAAGATACCGTTTCCTCCCCGGGCCCGCAGCAAGGAGCGCCGAAACCCAGTTCCTGGGCCAAACTCCATGTTACGACCTTTACCTCCCAGGCCAGGCCCCCCAGATGAAAGGCTCAAGAAACTGGAGCTGGGTCGGGGTCGGACCTCAGGCTCTCGTCCTAGAGGTCCCCTTCGAGCAGATCATGGGGTTCCCTTGCCTGGCTCACCGCCCCCAGCTGTAGCCCTGCCTCTCCCATCCCGAACCAACTTAGCCCGTTCCAAGTCTGTGAGCAGTGGGGACTTGCGTCCAATGGGTATTGCCTTGGGAGGGCACCGTGGCGCTGGCGAGCTAGGGGCCGCACTGAGCCGCTTGGCACTCCGGCCTGAGCCACCCACTTTGAGGCGTAGTACTTCTCTCCGTCGTCTTGGGGGCTTTCCTGGCCCCCCTACCCTGCTCAGCATACGGACAGAGCCCCCTACTTCCCATGGCTCCTTCCACATGATATCTGCCCGGCCTTCTGAGCCTTTCTACTCTGATGACAAGATG GCTCACCACACACTGCTTCTGGGCTCTGGTCATGTTGGCCTCCGAAATCTAGGAAATACA TGCTTCCTGAACGCCGTGCTACAGTGTCTGAGCAGCACACGGCCTCTTCGAGATTTCTGTCTGCGAAGGGACTTCCGGCAAGAGGTGCCCGGAGGAGGCCGAGCCCAGGAACTCACAGAAG CCTTTGCAGATGTGATCGGTGCCCTCTGGCACCCTGACTCCTGTGAAGCTGTGAATCCTACCCGATTCCGGGCCGTCTTCCAGAAATACGTCCCTTCCTTCTCTGGAtacag CCAGCAGGATGCCCAAGAGTTCCTGAAGCTCCTCATGGAGCGGTTGCACCTTGAAATCAACCGACGAGGCCGCCGGGCACCACCAATCCTGGCCAGTGGTCCAGTTCCCTCTCCACCTCGCCGAGGAGGAGCTCTGCACGAAGAACCTGAATTGAG TGATGATGACCGAGCCAACTTAATGTGGAAGCGCTACCTGGAGCGAGAAGACAGCAAGATTGTGG ACTTGTTTGTGGGCCAGTTGAAAAGTTGCCTCAAGTGCCAGGCTTGTGGGTATCGCTCCACGACCTTCGAGGTTTTTTGTGACCTGTCCCTGCCCATCCCCAAG AAAGGATTTGCTGGGGGCAAAGTGTCTTTGCGGGATTGCTTCAGCCTTTTCACCAAGGAGGAGGAGCTAGAGTCGGAGAACGCCCCA GTGTGTGATCGATGTCGGCAGAAAACACGGAGTACCAAAAAGTTGACAGTACAAAGATTTCCCCGAATCCTCGTGCTCCAT CTGAACCGATTTTCCACCTCCCGAGGCTCCATCAAGAAAAGTTCAGTAGGTGTAGACTTCCCACTGCAGCGACTAAGCCTAGGGGACTTTGCCAGTGACAAAGCCG GAAGCCCTGTCTACCAGCTGTATGCCCTTTGCAACCACTCCGGTAGTGTCCACTATGGCCACTACACAGCCCTGTGCAGGTGCCAGACTGGCTGGCACGTCTACAATGACTCCCG AGTCTCCCCTGTCAGTGAAAATCAGGTGGCATCCAGTGAGGGCTACGTGCTGTTCTACCAACTGATGCAGGAACCACTTCGGTGCCTGTGA